Proteins encoded within one genomic window of Thunnus maccoyii chromosome 22, fThuMac1.1, whole genome shotgun sequence:
- the LOC121890054 gene encoding uncharacterized protein LOC121890054: protein MMKFTLQRALIVCSISWISVSVSESQIVEVQPGEEVTLQCSNMTKYDSVVFWFRLVSRTKISCISIMYTTDDTAQYCDGFQNGAFEMRSNISTVYLKIKQVDSSDSGLYFCGSYTDGRLLFSEIYLKVKGSDDGSHDDVDDTSKKERDGTTKLTSVILAGLTVFLVMVIIGLLVKVRKLKTAATEGQNSLVNKNLDSDQLKDTALTLYSTTIRSRRPASQREVDTHVIYAASRQTRRNNSNSSE from the exons ATGATGAAGTTTACCTTGCAAAGAGCTTTAATTGTCTGCAGCATCA gctggatCTCTGTCTCAGTGTCTGAGTCTCAGATCGTAGAGGTTCAGCCTGGTGAAGAAGTCACACTGCAGTGCTCCAATATGACCAAATATGATTCTGTGGTTTTCTGGTTCAGACTGGTCAGCAGAACTAAGATAAGCTGTATCTCCATTATGTACACCACTGATGACACTGCTCAATATTGTGATGGATTTCAAAATGGAGCATTTGAAATGAGATCCAACATCTCTACTGTTTATCTCAAAATCAAACAAGTGGATTCATCAGACTCTGGACTGTATTTCTGTGGATCTTACACAGATGGACGTCTACTTTTCAGTgagatatatttaaaagttaaag gcAGTGATGATGGATCACATGATGACGTGGACGACACATCTAAAA AAGAGCGTGATGGAACAACAAAGTTGACGAGTGTGATCCTGGCTGGTCTGACTGTTTTCCTTGTAATGGTCATCATTGGTCTGCTGGTTAAAGTCAGGAAACTTAAGACAG CTGCCACTGAAGGGCAGAATTCACTAGTGAACAAG aatcTGGACTCTGATCAGCTGAAGGACACAGCACTGACTTTGTATTCAACAACAATAAGAAGCAGGAGGCCTGCATCACAGAGAGAAGTGGACACTCATGTTATTTATGCTgccagcagacagacaagaagaaacaacagcaacagctcaGAGTGA
- the LOC121889879 gene encoding uncharacterized protein LOC121889879, producing the protein MMNLTLITAFILCSISWISVSLSESHTVEVQSGENVTLQCTKTYQSSATISWFRLVNRTKASCISTMTSSKTVKYCDGVQNGKFQMSSNISTTSLNIKEVDLSDSGVYFCGFYIGGQTVLSVIHLNVEGSDDESYDDIGRKSKQSDATTKLMGVILVILGSLFVLHTTVIIGLVVKNRKLQRANEEKNRQQSENPGSDDLNYAAVTFCQKAKRRAVEPNVVYAATR; encoded by the exons ATGATGAACCTTACCTTGATAACAGCTTTCATTCTCTGCAGCATCA gctggatctctgtctcactttctgAGTCTCACACTGTGGAGGTCCAGTCTGGTGAAAACGTCACACTGCAGTGCACCAAAACTTACCAAAGTTCCGCAACAATATCCTGGTTCAGACTGGTCAACAGAACCAAAGCCAGCTGTATCTCAACTATGACCAGCTctaaaactgttaaatactgtgATGGAGTTCAAAATGGAAAATTTCAAATGAGCTCCAACATTTCCACAACCTCTCTCAACATTAAGGAAGTGGATTTATCTGACTCAGGGGTTTATTTCTGTGGATTTTACATTGGCGGACAGACAGTTTTAAGTgtcatacatttaaatgttgaaG gcAGTGATGATGAATCATATGATGACATTGGCAGAAAGTCTAAAC AGTCGGATGCAACAACAAAGCTGATGGGTGTGATCTTGGTGATCTTGGGCAGTCTGTTTGTTCTCCACACTACGGTCATCATTGGTCTGgttgttaaaaacagaaaacttcaGAGAG CTAATGAAGAAAAGAATCGACAACAGAGTGAG aatcCGGGCTCTGATGACCTGAACTATGCAGCAGTGACTTTCtgtcaaaaagcaaaaagaagagCGGTGGAGCCAAATGTTGTGTATGCTGCCACCAGATAG